One Terriglobales bacterium genomic region harbors:
- a CDS encoding MotA/TolQ/ExbB proton channel family protein, whose amino-acid sequence MAWDPISLWKQMGWLARGVVIILFIMSAWSIGVMIDRWIAFSGARKQSRMFAPQVAGALREGKIDEAVRVAERYRKSHLAKVVTAGLQEFKAHQDSSDIPGDDIEASKRALERAEAIVHAELKRGLGGLATIGSTAPFVGLFGTVVGILNAFRKISESKATGLASVAGGISEALVTTALGLFVAIPAVMMFNYFTGKVEAFDVEMDNSSSELIDYFLKRSGRARRA is encoded by the coding sequence GTGGCCTGGGATCCCATCTCGCTGTGGAAGCAGATGGGGTGGCTGGCCCGCGGCGTCGTGATCATCCTGTTCATCATGTCGGCGTGGTCGATCGGCGTGATGATCGACCGCTGGATCGCGTTCTCGGGCGCGCGCAAGCAGTCGCGCATGTTCGCCCCGCAGGTCGCGGGCGCGCTGCGCGAAGGCAAGATCGATGAAGCCGTGCGCGTGGCCGAGCGCTATCGCAAGAGCCACCTCGCCAAGGTCGTGACCGCGGGCCTGCAGGAGTTCAAGGCGCACCAGGATTCTTCCGACATCCCGGGCGACGACATCGAAGCTTCCAAGCGCGCGCTGGAGCGTGCCGAAGCCATCGTGCACGCCGAACTGAAGCGCGGTCTCGGAGGCCTGGCGACCATCGGGTCGACGGCGCCCTTCGTCGGGCTGTTCGGCACCGTGGTCGGCATCCTGAACGCGTTCCGCAAGATCTCGGAATCGAAGGCCACCGGACTGGCTTCGGTCGCCGGCGGCATCTCGGAAGCGCTCGTGACGACGGCGCTCGGCCTGTTCGTCGCCATCCCGGCCGTCATGATGTTCAACTACTTCACCGGCAAGGTGGAGGCGTTCGACGTGGAGATGGACAACAGCTCGAGCGAGCTGATCGACTACTTCCTGAAGCGCAGCGGACGCGCGCGCCGGGCCTAA